A single genomic interval of Adhaeribacter pallidiroseus harbors:
- a CDS encoding response regulator, which translates to MGWKTFLVDDDAISALLTKHLLKLHHFTEDVTTFYQPEEALNYLTNYPAHELPALILLDLNMPFMSGWEFLEALTPEEQAIQAACKIFILTSSLEHADVLKSQEYPLVSGFIQKPIQPEDIATILATLEHK; encoded by the coding sequence ATGGGCTGGAAAACTTTTTTGGTAGATGATGATGCAATTAGTGCTCTGTTAACCAAGCATTTGCTAAAACTGCATCACTTTACCGAAGATGTAACCACTTTTTATCAGCCCGAAGAAGCCTTAAATTATTTAACAAATTATCCTGCCCACGAGCTGCCGGCCTTGATTTTGTTAGATTTAAACATGCCTTTTATGAGCGGCTGGGAGTTTCTGGAGGCCTTGACTCCTGAGGAGCAGGCAATACAAGCCGCCTGTAAAATTTTTATTCTGACTTCCTCCCTGGAACATGCCGATGTGTTAAAAAGCCAGGAATATCCCTTAGTATCTGGTTTTATTCAAAAACCCATTCAGCCCGAAGATATAGCTACTATTTTGGCGACTTTGGAGCATAAATAA
- a CDS encoding PAS domain-containing protein, producing the protein MDWREGKIKTLDQSFFSAIVENSTDLISVIDSSGMYKYVGQSVVRLLGFTPEEMLQTNALFYIHPEDLPFVMRALESATAEKSIQINPFRFINKKGEWRWLDCHLANMLHHQSIQGIVTNSKDITEQRNAQLSEEKAQVYYKSLFHDYPEAIILLDATGRIVKANGPFYQLSGYTADEVINAHYYKFIPEDFWTLAGTAIQQVLHGEIRMIETLFIKKNQDFLDLQITGVPILLNGNLECIQCVIKDITAKKKAESQIELLSLVADKTTNGVIITDNHRNIEWVNNSFSTLSGYSYEEAIGKRPGELLHGPLTNSETILQIREKMQKAEPFSVEILNYKKNGEEFWVSMEVNPIFKEPGLLEKFVATQVDITSKKKAELEMRQLTKDLFNHNRDLKQFTYIVSHNLRAPVASALGLANLLTMVDKNDEIFATSLRNLKTSVEQLNTILKDLNVILSIRDNQDAVANETFVVAEVYQQAVANLHDALNNCHGNVTFTLEGDDRLIAKKAYLYSIFYNLLSNAIKYRSPDRLLKIQVTCRNVPGSGTEITVSDNGSGLDLNKIGENIFKLYKRFHRNVDGRGMGLFLVKTHVEALGGHIEVKSQVNKGTTFIINLP; encoded by the coding sequence ATGGATTGGAGAGAAGGAAAAATAAAAACACTTGATCAATCATTTTTCTCCGCAATTGTGGAGAATTCCACTGATTTGATTTCGGTAATTGATAGTTCCGGAATGTACAAATACGTCGGGCAGTCGGTCGTTCGGCTATTGGGTTTTACTCCCGAGGAGATGTTGCAAACCAATGCGCTTTTTTACATTCATCCCGAGGATCTGCCTTTTGTCATGAGAGCCTTAGAATCAGCTACAGCCGAAAAAAGTATTCAGATTAATCCTTTCCGGTTTATTAACAAAAAAGGAGAGTGGCGTTGGTTGGATTGTCATTTAGCTAACATGCTGCACCACCAAAGTATTCAGGGTATTGTAACTAATTCTAAAGATATTACCGAACAACGAAACGCGCAGTTAAGCGAAGAAAAAGCCCAGGTGTACTACAAATCTTTATTTCATGACTACCCCGAAGCTATTATACTACTGGATGCAACCGGAAGAATTGTGAAGGCTAATGGGCCGTTTTATCAGCTGTCGGGTTACACCGCCGACGAGGTTATCAATGCACATTATTACAAATTTATTCCGGAGGATTTCTGGACCCTGGCTGGTACGGCTATCCAGCAAGTGCTGCACGGGGAGATCCGGATGATTGAAACCTTATTTATCAAGAAAAACCAGGATTTTTTAGATTTACAAATCACGGGAGTACCCATTTTATTAAATGGTAATCTGGAGTGTATCCAATGCGTGATCAAAGATATTACCGCCAAGAAAAAGGCGGAATCGCAAATAGAACTGCTTTCGTTGGTAGCCGATAAAACTACCAATGGGGTTATTATCACCGATAACCATCGGAATATTGAATGGGTAAACAATAGTTTTTCTACCTTAAGCGGCTATAGCTACGAAGAAGCAATCGGAAAAAGGCCGGGCGAATTACTACACGGACCTTTAACTAACTCCGAAACAATTCTCCAAATTCGGGAAAAGATGCAGAAAGCAGAACCATTTTCGGTAGAAATTTTAAATTACAAGAAGAATGGGGAAGAGTTTTGGGTATCGATGGAAGTAAATCCGATTTTTAAAGAACCGGGTCTGCTCGAAAAGTTTGTAGCGACGCAGGTAGATATTACCAGTAAAAAAAAGGCAGAACTGGAAATGCGCCAGCTCACCAAAGATTTATTTAATCATAACCGCGATTTAAAACAGTTTACCTACATTGTATCGCATAATTTACGGGCACCGGTAGCCAGTGCTTTAGGCTTGGCTAATCTCTTAACCATGGTCGATAAAAATGACGAAATCTTTGCTACTTCGCTTCGCAATCTAAAAACTTCAGTAGAACAGTTAAATACCATTTTAAAAGATTTAAACGTTATTTTGTCTATCCGCGATAATCAAGATGCCGTTGCTAACGAAACCTTTGTTGTAGCAGAAGTATACCAGCAAGCCGTCGCGAACCTGCACGATGCCCTAAACAATTGCCACGGCAACGTTACGTTTACCTTAGAAGGAGACGACCGCCTGATTGCCAAAAAAGCGTACCTGTACAGTATATTCTACAACCTGCTGTCAAATGCTATTAAGTACCGCTCCCCCGATCGGCTTTTAAAAATACAAGTTACCTGCCGGAATGTTCCGGGTTCCGGAACAGAGATAACAGTGTCGGATAATGGATCCGGACTGGATTTAAATAAAATCGGGGAAAATATCTTTAAATTGTATAAGCGTTTCCACCGGAACGTAGACGGGCGGGGCATGGGTTTGTTCTTAGTTAAAACGCACGTAGAGGCTTTGGGCGGGCATATTGAAGTAAAAAGTCAGGTAAATAAAGGCACCACTTTTATAATTAACTTACCCTAA
- a CDS encoding HAD family hydrolase, protein MKNIKVIAFDADDTLWVNEPIFTATQQRFKEIVGKYVSTEILDEKLYGFEIRNLKIFGYGIKGFILSMIETAIELSGGSITGTEVQQIIDLGKVMLDHPVEILPNVEETLQLLQSGYTLMLITKGDLFDQESKIARSGLADYFNQVEILSEKDEATYQRVLKRNNIAPEEFLMVGNSLKSDIVPICNIGARAIYIPFHTTWVHEIVAVDASANLAYQELPDISLLPTYLQK, encoded by the coding sequence ATGAAAAATATTAAAGTAATTGCCTTTGATGCCGACGATACCCTATGGGTGAACGAGCCTATTTTTACCGCCACGCAGCAGCGGTTTAAAGAAATAGTAGGCAAATACGTGAGCACCGAAATTCTGGATGAAAAGCTCTACGGGTTCGAAATCCGTAACCTGAAAATATTTGGCTACGGCATTAAAGGTTTTATACTTTCCATGATCGAAACCGCCATTGAATTATCTGGTGGTAGTATAACGGGCACCGAAGTGCAGCAAATTATCGACTTGGGTAAAGTAATGCTCGATCATCCCGTAGAAATACTGCCCAACGTAGAAGAAACGCTGCAATTACTCCAGTCCGGTTATACCTTAATGCTTATTACCAAGGGCGATTTGTTTGACCAGGAAAGTAAAATTGCCCGCTCCGGTTTGGCCGATTATTTTAACCAGGTCGAGATTTTAAGTGAGAAAGACGAAGCCACCTACCAGCGCGTATTAAAACGGAATAATATTGCGCCGGAGGAGTTTTTGATGGTAGGCAATTCTTTAAAATCCGATATTGTTCCTATTTGCAACATTGGCGCTCGGGCCATTTACATTCCTTTCCATACAACGTGGGTGCACGAAATAGTGGCGGTAGATGCCTCGGCTAACCTGGCTTATCAAGAGTTACCGGATATAAGTTTACTACCGACCTATTTGCAGAAGTAA
- a CDS encoding M16 family metallopeptidase, whose product MFQKVKLAICGCAVLALPLQISAQKPKGATKQIEKVTRKGSELVIPYEKYVLPNGLTLVIHEDHSDPIVHVDVTYHVGSAREEVGKSGFAHFFEHMMFQGSDHVADEEHFKLVSQAGGTLNGTTNRDRTNYFETIPSNQLETALWLEADRMGFLLDAVTQKKFEIQRSTVKNERGQNYDNRPYGLVGETTARALYPYGHPYSWLTIGYIEDLNRVNVDDLKNFFLRWYGPNNATVTVGGDVNPQEVIKMAEKYFGSIPRGPEVKNRELPAVTLPQDRYVSYEDNVRFPMLRMVYPTVPVRHPDEAPLDCLAEILGSGKNSILYKNLIKTQKAVQADASHPTAELAGEFTLAVLPFPGQTLTDMEKIVRASLNEFEKTGVTDDAVTRFKAKFESGIINSLESVSGKVSRLASNQTFSGNPNDLPKEYKRYMAVTKADVMRVYNQYIKNKHAVILSVVPKGQAQAVAKADNYKPTNTDYKAPANEYAGLKYVKPQDNFDRSQRPGAGKNPVVTVPPFYRDNLPNGIKVIGTENKEVPMVTLLFSVQGGHKLSAKDPSRAGIASLMAAMLNESSEKYTAEELSSELEKLGSSISFSGGTESINVSVESQVKNLDATIALLEERMLHPRFDVADFDRLKKQRLEQIANQATQPTVIADNVYNKLLYGENNILAVPTLGTTATVNNITLDDVKKFYQDNFSPSVTNLVIVGDVNQQGIMPKLAFLNKWAAKPVTMPTLPLAPGIDKTKVFIVNKEKAAQSEIRIGYLALPFDATGEYYKSGLMNYTLGGNFNSRINLNLREEKGYTYGARSAYAGTELVGPFTAQAGVRANVSDSAVVEFIKEIKNFRGQGIKDDELSFLKSSVGQRDALKYETPFQKALFLNNIVKYNLAADFVKKQNEILQNITKEEINALAKKNLPLEKMSIMLVGDKALIQPGLEKLGYEIVELDTDGNPAKEATTPTAPAKTAPAEKSKKEPAKPRKSIPEIRTS is encoded by the coding sequence ATGTTTCAGAAAGTAAAATTAGCGATTTGTGGCTGCGCCGTGTTGGCTTTGCCCTTGCAAATAAGCGCGCAAAAGCCCAAGGGTGCTACCAAACAAATTGAAAAAGTTACCCGGAAAGGCAGCGAATTAGTAATTCCGTACGAAAAGTACGTGCTACCCAATGGCCTTACCCTGGTAATCCACGAAGACCATTCTGACCCGATTGTGCACGTGGACGTTACCTACCACGTAGGTTCGGCGCGCGAAGAAGTAGGTAAATCAGGTTTCGCCCACTTTTTTGAGCACATGATGTTCCAGGGTTCCGACCACGTAGCCGACGAAGAGCATTTTAAACTGGTAAGCCAGGCTGGTGGTACGCTAAACGGTACTACCAACCGCGACCGTACCAATTATTTCGAAACCATCCCGAGCAACCAACTCGAAACCGCCCTTTGGCTCGAAGCCGATCGCATGGGATTTTTACTAGATGCCGTAACCCAGAAAAAATTTGAAATTCAGCGCTCCACCGTTAAAAACGAACGGGGCCAGAACTACGATAACCGGCCTTACGGCTTGGTAGGCGAAACAACCGCGCGCGCCCTGTATCCTTACGGCCACCCGTATTCGTGGCTGACTATTGGCTACATCGAAGACTTAAACCGGGTAAACGTAGACGACCTGAAGAACTTTTTCCTGCGCTGGTACGGACCTAACAATGCCACCGTAACTGTAGGCGGCGACGTAAATCCGCAGGAAGTAATAAAAATGGCCGAAAAATACTTTGGTTCAATTCCGCGTGGCCCGGAAGTAAAAAATAGGGAATTGCCGGCCGTTACGTTGCCGCAAGACCGGTACGTGTCGTACGAAGATAACGTGCGTTTTCCTATGTTGCGCATGGTTTATCCAACCGTACCAGTTCGCCACCCCGACGAAGCGCCTTTAGATTGTTTAGCCGAAATTTTAGGCAGTGGTAAAAATTCTATTCTGTATAAAAATTTAATAAAAACCCAGAAAGCCGTTCAGGCTGATGCGAGCCATCCGACTGCGGAACTTGCCGGTGAATTTACCCTAGCAGTGCTTCCATTCCCTGGGCAGACTTTAACTGATATGGAGAAAATTGTGCGGGCTTCGCTGAACGAATTTGAAAAAACCGGCGTTACTGACGATGCCGTTACCCGTTTTAAAGCAAAGTTCGAATCCGGAATTATTAACAGTTTAGAGAGCGTTTCGGGGAAAGTGTCGCGGTTAGCTTCTAATCAAACATTTTCCGGTAATCCTAATGATCTACCCAAAGAATATAAGCGGTACATGGCCGTAACCAAAGCTGATGTAATGCGGGTGTATAATCAGTATATTAAAAACAAGCATGCCGTTATTTTAAGTGTGGTACCCAAAGGCCAGGCGCAAGCCGTAGCCAAAGCCGATAATTACAAACCCACCAACACCGATTACAAAGCCCCGGCCAACGAATACGCCGGTTTAAAATACGTAAAACCCCAAGATAACTTCGACCGCAGCCAGCGCCCCGGAGCCGGTAAAAACCCGGTGGTAACCGTACCGCCTTTCTACCGCGATAACCTGCCCAACGGCATTAAAGTAATCGGTACCGAAAATAAAGAAGTGCCCATGGTTACGCTTTTGTTCAGCGTGCAGGGTGGCCACAAATTATCCGCGAAAGATCCGTCGCGGGCGGGCATTGCTTCGTTAATGGCCGCTATGCTCAACGAGTCGTCGGAGAAATATACCGCTGAGGAATTAAGCAGTGAACTCGAAAAATTAGGCAGTTCTATTTCGTTTTCGGGCGGCACCGAGTCTATTAATGTTTCGGTAGAGTCGCAGGTAAAAAACCTGGATGCCACCATTGCCTTACTCGAAGAACGCATGTTGCATCCGCGTTTCGATGTTGCTGATTTCGACCGTTTGAAAAAACAACGTTTAGAGCAAATTGCCAACCAGGCTACCCAACCCACGGTAATCGCCGATAACGTGTATAATAAACTGCTCTATGGCGAAAACAACATTCTGGCGGTGCCTACCTTGGGAACCACGGCTACGGTAAATAATATTACTTTGGACGACGTGAAGAAATTTTACCAGGATAACTTTTCGCCGTCGGTAACGAATTTGGTAATTGTGGGCGATGTTAATCAACAAGGCATTATGCCGAAGCTCGCTTTTTTAAATAAATGGGCGGCTAAGCCCGTTACCATGCCTACTTTGCCGCTGGCCCCCGGCATTGATAAAACTAAAGTATTTATTGTGAATAAAGAAAAAGCCGCGCAATCGGAGATCCGGATTGGTTACCTGGCTTTGCCTTTTGATGCCACCGGCGAGTACTATAAATCCGGGTTAATGAATTACACGCTGGGGGGTAACTTTAACAGCCGCATTAACTTAAATTTGCGCGAAGAGAAAGGCTATACTTACGGCGCTCGCTCGGCTTATGCCGGTACCGAATTGGTAGGTCCGTTTACGGCACAAGCCGGGGTGCGGGCCAACGTATCGGATAGCGCGGTAGTAGAGTTTATCAAGGAAATTAAAAATTTCCGCGGCCAGGGCATTAAAGATGATGAACTATCATTTTTGAAAAGCTCCGTGGGGCAGCGCGATGCCTTGAAATACGAAACACCGTTCCAGAAAGCCTTATTTTTAAATAATATTGTGAAATACAACCTGGCGGCAGACTTTGTAAAAAAGCAAAACGAAATTTTGCAAAACATCACCAAAGAAGAAATTAACGCTTTAGCCAAGAAAAATTTGCCACTGGAAAAAATGAGTATCATGCTGGTAGGGGATAAAGCTTTAATTCAACCCGGCCTGGAAAAACTCGGCTACGAAATTGTAGAATTAGATACGGATGGCAATCCGGCGAAAGAGGCAACTACTCCCACTGCTCCGGCTAAAACTGCCCCGGCCGAGAAAAGCAAAAAAGAGCCGGCTAAACCCCGCAAGTCTATTCCGGAAATTAGAACTTCTTAG
- a CDS encoding CatA-like O-acetyltransferase: MKKELSINTWNRQEHFQFFSRFEEPFFSLVANLDGTVAYQKAKTADSSFYLYYLYLSLAAANTIENFRYRIEAEKIFCYDSIHASPTVLRDDKTFGFSFLEYQPDFSEFAHMANAAIQEVKASSGLNLNQNTGRPDVIHYSAIPWITFTGLSHARSFSFKDSVPKITFGKYFWDQNKLLLPVSISVHHGLMDGYHVSEFLKKYQELLNA, encoded by the coding sequence ATGAAAAAAGAATTGTCTATTAATACTTGGAACCGACAAGAGCATTTTCAATTTTTTTCCCGGTTCGAGGAGCCTTTTTTTAGTTTAGTAGCCAACCTGGATGGTACGGTGGCTTATCAGAAAGCAAAAACTGCCGACTCCTCTTTTTATCTGTATTATTTATACTTATCGTTAGCAGCGGCTAATACCATCGAAAATTTCCGGTACCGGATAGAAGCAGAAAAAATATTTTGTTATGATTCTATCCATGCTTCGCCCACCGTTTTGCGCGACGATAAAACTTTTGGGTTTTCTTTTCTGGAATATCAACCTGATTTTTCCGAATTTGCACATATGGCGAATGCCGCTATTCAGGAAGTAAAAGCGAGCAGCGGGTTAAACTTAAACCAAAATACCGGCCGACCGGATGTTATTCATTATTCAGCTATTCCCTGGATCACTTTTACCGGTTTGTCGCACGCGCGTAGCTTTAGTTTTAAGGACAGCGTGCCAAAAATAACTTTTGGGAAATACTTTTGGGACCAAAATAAACTCTTGTTGCCGGTTTCTATTTCCGTGCATCATGGTTTAATGGACGGCTATCACGTTAGTGAATTTTTAAAAAAGTACCAGGAATTGCTAAATGCTTAA
- a CDS encoding Glu/Leu/Phe/Val family dehydrogenase translates to MIYQESQGKQFLTSVHHYFDEAARHSTLPPGILEQIKICNSVYKVNFPVEVNGKVEVIEGIRAQHSHHKLPTKGGIRYSIHVDEDEVIALATLMTFKCALVDVPFGGAKGGVKINPRTTPVDVLEKVTRRFASELIKKNLIGPGMDVPAPDYGTGSREMAWIADTYHTFKYGETNALGCVTGKPVGQGGIRGRTEATGLGIYFGLREALQDTEILNQLNISPGMAGKRLILQGLGNVGYHAGLFCQQDGVIITGIAEREGGIYNPNGLDVEAVFQHRKESGSILNYPGATNVERSLDLLEYECDILLPAALENQIDESNAERIKTKIIAEGANGPVTQPAEQILLKRNVYILPDLYLNAGGVTVSYFEWLKNLSNVRFGRMGKRAEEASLKRIIDTIETSTNKSISAKERQLIIRGADEITLVRSGLEDTMITAYHEMREVMRQHPTVSDLRTAAFYSATEKIAVSYLSLGIFP, encoded by the coding sequence ATGATTTACCAGGAATCTCAGGGAAAACAATTTTTAACCAGTGTTCATCATTATTTCGACGAAGCCGCCCGGCACTCTACCTTACCGCCCGGCATTCTGGAACAAATTAAAATATGCAACAGCGTTTATAAAGTTAACTTTCCGGTAGAAGTAAACGGGAAAGTAGAAGTAATTGAGGGCATCCGGGCGCAGCATAGCCACCACAAATTGCCCACCAAAGGCGGTATCCGGTATAGCATCCACGTTGACGAAGATGAAGTAATTGCCCTGGCCACCCTTATGACGTTTAAATGCGCCCTGGTAGATGTGCCGTTTGGCGGCGCCAAGGGAGGCGTAAAAATAAATCCCCGGACTACGCCGGTAGATGTGCTCGAAAAAGTAACCCGTCGGTTTGCCAGCGAATTAATCAAGAAAAATTTAATTGGGCCCGGCATGGACGTACCTGCTCCCGATTATGGCACCGGTAGCCGCGAAATGGCCTGGATTGCCGATACCTATCATACTTTTAAATACGGCGAAACCAATGCGCTGGGCTGCGTTACCGGTAAACCGGTGGGGCAAGGCGGTATCCGGGGCCGGACCGAAGCGACCGGTTTAGGAATTTACTTTGGCTTACGCGAAGCGTTGCAGGATACCGAAATCCTGAATCAGTTGAATATTTCGCCGGGGATGGCGGGCAAACGTTTGATTTTGCAGGGCTTAGGAAATGTGGGTTACCATGCTGGATTATTTTGCCAGCAGGACGGCGTTATTATTACGGGCATTGCCGAACGCGAAGGCGGAATTTATAATCCGAATGGCTTAGATGTAGAAGCAGTTTTTCAGCACCGCAAAGAATCAGGCTCTATTTTAAATTATCCGGGCGCTACCAACGTAGAACGCTCGCTGGATTTACTGGAATACGAATGCGATATATTGCTGCCAGCGGCTCTGGAAAATCAAATCGACGAAAGTAATGCCGAGCGGATAAAAACGAAAATAATTGCCGAAGGTGCTAACGGTCCGGTTACCCAACCGGCCGAACAGATTTTACTCAAACGTAATGTTTACATTTTGCCGGATTTGTATTTAAACGCCGGCGGGGTTACGGTTTCTTATTTTGAGTGGCTCAAAAACTTGTCGAATGTGCGGTTTGGCCGCATGGGAAAACGCGCCGAAGAAGCCAGCTTAAAACGCATTATTGATACCATCGAAACGTCTACGAACAAAAGCATTTCGGCGAAAGAAAGACAACTTATTATCCGGGGCGCCGATGAAATTACGTTGGTGCGGTCGGGTTTAGAAGATACCATGATTACAGCTTACCACGAAATGCGGGAAGTCATGCGGCAGCACCCCACGGTATCGGATTTACGGACCGCGGCCTTTTACAGTGCTACCGAAAAAATTGCGGTCAGCTACTTGTCTTTGGGCATTTTTCCGTAA
- the wrbA gene encoding NAD(P)H:quinone oxidoreductase, with translation MSQVQLAVIYYSATGTNYQLAQWAAEGAKQTGAEVKVLKIKELAPPEAIAQNPAWQAHIEATKDVPEVSLADLEWADAIIFSMPTRYGNLPGQLKEFLDSTGGLWYQGKLANKVVSGMTSAQNPHGGQESTLLALYNTMYHWGAIVAAPGYTDPVLFAAGGNPYGTSVAVDREGMKTDVRDAVVYQAQRTVTVATWVKQGLNA, from the coding sequence ATGAGTCAAGTACAATTAGCGGTTATTTATTACAGCGCTACCGGCACCAACTACCAACTGGCCCAGTGGGCCGCGGAGGGAGCCAAGCAAACGGGTGCCGAAGTAAAAGTTTTAAAAATAAAAGAACTGGCGCCACCCGAAGCCATTGCGCAGAATCCGGCTTGGCAGGCGCACATCGAAGCCACGAAAGACGTACCGGAAGTTTCGCTGGCTGACCTGGAATGGGCCGACGCCATTATTTTTAGTATGCCTACCCGTTACGGCAATTTGCCCGGTCAGTTAAAAGAATTTCTGGATTCTACCGGCGGTTTATGGTACCAAGGTAAATTGGCTAACAAAGTAGTAAGCGGCATGACCAGTGCGCAAAACCCACACGGTGGCCAGGAATCTACGTTGCTGGCTTTATACAACACCATGTACCATTGGGGAGCTATTGTGGCAGCGCCGGGTTATACCGACCCGGTACTTTTTGCCGCCGGTGGTAACCCTTACGGAACGAGTGTGGCCGTAGACCGCGAAGGCATGAAAACCGATGTGCGTGATGCCGTAGTTTACCAGGCCCAAAGAACAGTAACCGTTGCTACTTGGGTAAAACAAGGTTTAAATGCCTAA
- a CDS encoding MBL fold metallo-hydrolase, with amino-acid sequence METTAGKNAPSDKNHFAVAPGVTGIKIVFVNLFLVSNPGGSWVVVDAGLYGSAGKIKHIAEGLYGKGTRPTAIVLTHGHFDHVGALKELATDWQVPIYAHSLEMPYLTGLSAYPPPDPTVGGGAMAYMAWLYPKKPIDVTGQIQPLPADGSVPGLTGWQWLYTPGHTAGHISLFRESDRTLIVGDAFSTREPESAIAVVTDKKEVHGPPAYYTSDWVAARRSVELLADLRPETVVGGHGMPMHGETMLFELDELVHYFDQLAVPTSGRYVNEPAITDERGVVSLPPPVDNPAVSKALVTAGLVALAGMAVFAISRRKNQQNRFLDTLEDPTLRVY; translated from the coding sequence ATGGAAACTACTGCAGGTAAAAACGCCCCCAGCGATAAAAATCATTTCGCGGTGGCCCCCGGTGTTACGGGCATTAAAATCGTGTTTGTTAATTTGTTTTTAGTCAGTAACCCGGGTGGTTCCTGGGTAGTGGTAGATGCTGGTTTATACGGGTCGGCGGGGAAAATTAAACACATTGCGGAAGGCTTGTACGGCAAAGGCACCCGCCCCACGGCCATTGTTTTAACGCACGGCCACTTCGACCACGTAGGCGCTTTAAAAGAACTAGCCACCGACTGGCAAGTACCAATATATGCCCATTCTTTGGAAATGCCTTACTTAACCGGCTTATCGGCCTATCCTCCCCCGGACCCTACCGTAGGCGGTGGCGCGATGGCGTATATGGCCTGGTTATACCCGAAAAAACCAATTGATGTAACCGGCCAAATTCAACCTTTACCGGCTGATGGCTCGGTACCGGGTTTAACCGGGTGGCAATGGCTGTATACACCGGGCCACACAGCGGGTCATATTTCTTTGTTCCGCGAAAGCGACCGCACTTTAATTGTGGGGGATGCATTTAGTACCCGCGAGCCGGAATCGGCGATTGCGGTAGTTACCGATAAAAAAGAAGTACATGGCCCACCTGCTTATTATACCAGCGACTGGGTAGCGGCCAGACGCTCCGTAGAACTCCTGGCCGATTTGCGCCCCGAAACGGTAGTGGGCGGACATGGTATGCCGATGCACGGGGAAACCATGCTGTTTGAGCTCGACGAGTTGGTGCATTATTTTGATCAATTAGCCGTTCCTACCTCGGGCCGGTACGTAAACGAACCGGCCATTACCGATGAGCGGGGAGTTGTAAGTTTACCTCCACCGGTTGATAATCCGGCGGTATCAAAAGCCTTGGTAACGGCTGGTTTGGTGGCATTAGCCGGCATGGCCGTTTTTGCCATTAGCCGCCGCAAAAACCAGCAGAACCGTTTCCTGGATACGCTCGAGGATCCAACCCTCCGAGTATACTAA
- a CDS encoding DUF805 domain-containing protein yields MEWFLKVLRNYAVFSGRARRKEYWMFVLFNIIFGIVAMLVDNMFGLTFGKINYGYIYLLYQLVVLIPSLAVAVRRLHDTGKSGWFFFIVLIPIVGAIWILVLLCTEGDAGSNKYGPDPKGSALLNDYV; encoded by the coding sequence ATGGAGTGGTTTTTAAAAGTATTAAGAAATTATGCGGTATTTAGTGGCCGGGCAAGGCGCAAAGAATACTGGATGTTTGTTTTATTCAACATTATTTTTGGTATCGTGGCCATGCTAGTAGATAATATGTTCGGATTAACTTTCGGAAAGATTAATTACGGGTATATATATTTGTTGTACCAATTAGTAGTTTTAATTCCCAGTTTAGCCGTTGCTGTTAGAAGGTTACACGATACTGGTAAAAGCGGATGGTTCTTTTTTATTGTTCTTATTCCAATTGTGGGCGCTATCTGGATTCTGGTATTATTATGTACGGAAGGAGATGCCGGTTCTAATAAATACGGCCCGGATCCAAAGGGAAGCGCGCTATTAAATGATTATGTCTGA